The following are from one region of the Anguilla rostrata isolate EN2019 chromosome 7, ASM1855537v3, whole genome shotgun sequence genome:
- the aga gene encoding N(4)-(beta-N-acetylglucosaminyl)-L-asparaginase yields MRLMLPVELILCVSLTPVCSAVLPLVINTWPFQDATATAWSTLSSGGSALDAVEKGCAQCEILQCDGSVGYGGSPDETGETTLDAMIMNGDTMEVGAVGDLRRIKNAIGVARAVMERTKHTFLVGESASVFAENMGFPVEDLSTNHSLDIFTKWLKDSCQPNYRQNVSPDPSKSCGPYKPHTMLQQRRRHQLIDIHAHDTIGMIVINQAGQVAAGTSTNGASHKIPGRVGDSPIAGAGAYADSTVGGAAATGDGDIMMRFLPSYLAVEQMRAGVDPPTACRTAITRIKKHFPHFFGAIVCANTTGSYGAACNKLPGFSQFPFMVFNQKSNVPVKEMVDCV; encoded by the exons ATGAGACTAATGTTGCCAGTGGAATTAATCCTTTGTGTCTCCCTGACGCCGGTTTGCTCTGCTGTGTTGCCTCTTGTTATTAACACTTGGCCCTTCCAGGACGCGACGGCGACAG cGTGGAGCACGCTCAGCTCTGGCGGCTCAGCGCTGGACGCCGTGGAGAAGGGCTGTGCCCAGTGTGAAATCCTGCAGTGCGACGGCAGCGTTGGCTATGGAGGGAGCCCAGACGAGACGGGAGAGACCACGCTGGACGCCATGATAATGAATGG TGACACAATGGAGGTCGGGGCAGTGGGGGACCTCAGGCGAATTAAGAATGCCATCGGTGTGGCGAGAGCGGTGATGGAACGTACCAAGCATACCTTCCTGGTGGGGGAATCAG CTTCAGTGTTTGCAGAAAATATGGGATTTCCTGTCGAAGATTTAAGCACCAACCACTCGCTCgatattttcacaaaatggctgaaggaCAGCTGCCAGCCAAATTATCGTCAG AACGTGTCTCCTGACCCTTCAAAGTCATGTGGTCCATACAAACCACACACCATGTTGCAACAAAGGAGGAGGCACCAACTCATCGATATCCATGCCCATGACACTATTG GGATGATCGTGATCAATCAGGCAGGACAGGTGGCTGCTGGAACTTCCACTAACGGCGCAAGCCACAAGATTCCGGG ccgTGTGGGGGATTCGCCCATCGCTGGGGCGGGGGCCTATGCTGACAGCACCGTTGGGGGTGCGGCTGCCACGGGAGACGGGGACATTATGATGCGTTTCCTCCCGAG TTACCTGGCTGTGGAGCAGATGAGAGCCGGCGTAGACCCGCCCACCGCCTGCAGAACCGCCATCACGCGCATCAAGAAGCACTTCCCTCACTTCTTTGGCGCCATCGTCTGTGCAAACACGACAGGGAGCTACG GAGCCGCTTGCAACAAACTTCCTGGATTCTCTCAATTTCCTTTTATGGTGTTCAACCAGAAATCGAATGTGCCAGTAAAAGAAATGGTGGACTGTGTATAA
- the neil3 gene encoding endonuclease 8-like 3, with protein sequence MVEGPGCTLNGEKIRSRVKMGQKVVEIRGSTMPTQENEPRTNPFQAFVGCQYAGVETLGKELFLFFGQRALRVHFGMNGSMRINQCDREPGKGTPPTLEVRLTSDTIRFFDSTVEIRLSEHCAHKVRAMESLDVCSSKFSFCRAEDRVKNEGCRMLCDVLLDQSVLPGVGNIIKNEALFDSGLNPAVKVNQLTDVQIHHLVKMTRDFTLLFYKCRKAGSPLHKHCKVYKRPNCGQCAGRIAVCRLGEDGRMTYFCQRCQSGDAGQVNVRKLPTRNSLVGWVHSRGSGTSEEVCREEEEEWACDLCTLINKPSSRSCDACLTPRPQRPKEQMKEDFSTFSPDLIKYPCNAFSKPREEVKFNRRAAFGTSTLIFSDLSAKPDLMRSPPPLRSGGGRLDSGASERDLNKQNLSLGGASSDYGLAASRTQSPSLSGGEFFAPCRQPSKKMRIDRESFSEDKAPAGHRDFTRTAEIKSPEVGGPSLPSVPCCDTHRRPCVLRVVRKEGENKGRQFYACSLPQQTQCGFFEWADLHFPVCNHGKRCLMRTVLKLGPNNGRHFYVCPRGKAGQCDFFQWAEQGPGVKIIPGC encoded by the exons ATGGTAGAAGGACCGGGATGCACTTTGAATGGAGAAAAGATACGTTCAAGAGTGAAAATGGGACAGAAAGTTGTAGAAATTCGTGGATCAACAATGCCAACACAA gAAAATGAGCCTCGAACAAACCCGTTCCAGGCATTCGTCGGATGCCAGTACGCTGGTGTGGAGACGCTGGGAAAAGaactgttcttgttttttggCCAAAGAGCTCTGAG AGTTCATTTTGGTATGAATGGCTCAATGAGAATAAACCAATGTGACAGGGAACCTGGGAAGGGTACGCCCCCTACGCTGGAGGTCCGACTGACCAGCGATACCATTCGCTTTTTCGACTCAACTGTGGAGATCAG GCTTTCCGAGCACTGTGCACACAAAGTGAGGGCCATGGAAAGCTTGGATGTCTGCTCGTCCAAATTCAGCTTCTGTCGAGCAGAAGACCGGGTGAAGAACGAGGGCTGTCGTATGTTGTGTGACGTCCTCCTAGACCAATCGGTCCTGCCGGGTGTGGGAAACATCATTAAAAACGAAGCTTTGTTTGACAGCGGGCTTAACCCTGCAGTTAAG GTCAACCAGCTGACAGACGTGCAGATCCATCATCTGGTGAAGATGACGCGCGATTTCACTCTCCTGTTTTACAAG tgCCGTAAAGCCGGATCTCCGCTTCACAAACACTGCAAAGTGTACAAGCGGCCGAACTGCGGTCAGTGCGCCGGGAGGATCGCCGTCTGTCGACTTGGAGAGGACGGGCGGATGACGTATTTCTGCCAGCGCTGTCAGAGCGGGGACGCGGGCCAGGTTAATGTTCG CAAGCTCCCGACCAGGAACAGTTTGGTGGGGTGGGTGCACAGCCGAGGCTCGGGAACCAGCGAGGAGGTGtgcagggaggaagaggaggagtgggCCTGCGACCTCTGCACTCTGATAAACAAGCCCAGCAGCAGGTCATGTGATGCCTGTCTGACCCCGCGCCCTCAGC GTCCCAAAGAGCAAATGAAAGAGGATTTCTCCACTTTTAGCCCAGATTTGATCAAGTACCCCTGCAACGCCTTCTCCAAACCGCGGGAGGAAGTGAAATTCAATAGGAGAGCGGCGTTCGGAACTTCCACCCTCATCTTCAGCGATCTGAGCGCAAAGCCCGACCTGATGAGAAGTCCCCCGCCCCTCCGTTCCGGGGGCGGCCGCTTGGATTCCGGGGCCTCAGAGAgagatttaaataaacagaacctCAGTCTGGGGGGCGCAAGCAGCGATTACGGCCTCGCGGCCTCCCGCACGCAAAGCCCGTCTCTCTCCGGCGGGGAATTCTTTGCCCCCTGCCGCCAGCCGAGCAAGAAAATGAGAATTGATCGCGAGTCTTTTTCCGAGGACAAAGCACCGGCTGGACACCGTGACTTCACAAG GACCGCTGAGATTAAGAGCCCAGAGGTGGGAGGACCCTCCCTTCCCAGCGTCCCCTGCTGCGACACTCACCGGCGCCCCTGTGTGCTCAGAGTGGTccgaaaagagggagagaacaaaggCCGGCAGTTCTACGCCTGCTCCCTGCCCCAGCAAACCCAGTGCGGCTTTTTTGAG tgGGCCGACCTGCACTTCCCCGTCTGTAACCACGGGAAACGCTGCCTCATGAGGACCGTGCTGAAGCTCGGGCCCAACAACGGACGCCACTTCTACGTCTGCCCGCGCGGAAAAGCCGGGCAGTGCGACTTCTTCCAGTGGGCGGAGCAAGGCCCCGGAGTGAAGATCATCCCTGGTTGCTGA